The following proteins come from a genomic window of Flavobacterium eburneipallidum:
- a CDS encoding L-fucose/L-arabinose isomerase family protein, protein MKQKASIGIIIGNRDFFPDKLVAEARLDVIEQFEKLKLNYVILGEEDTKLGGVETFKDAQKCAALFKKHADEINGVLVILPNFGDERGVAETLKLADLNVPVLIQAYPDELTKLDVARRRDSWCGKISVCNNLYQFGIKYTLTDNHVLHPKDPAFAKELTDFVAVCRVVRGLRKVRIGAVGARPGGFNTVRYSEKILQRNGISVTTVDLSEILGNANKLTKDHPEVKEHLDKILAYAPKGKTPDEAMIQIAKLDVVLKHFMDDNFLDATAIQCWTSLQQNYGCNVCTSMSMMSENMLPSACEVDVTGTLTMYAMQLASGSPSALVDWNNNYADDDEKCVLFHCGNWAKSFLPDIQISNAPILGTTVGVENTYGALDGRTPASPLTYGRISTDDPKGVIKVYLGEGELTDDPLNTFGNRAVAQIDGLQDLMQYVCKNGFEHHVVMNASKTAAILEEALGNYMGWEVYNHSKSK, encoded by the coding sequence ATGAAACAGAAAGCAAGCATTGGCATCATTATAGGCAATAGAGATTTTTTTCCAGACAAATTAGTAGCAGAAGCCCGATTGGACGTAATCGAACAATTCGAAAAACTGAAACTCAACTACGTTATTCTTGGAGAAGAAGACACCAAATTAGGCGGAGTGGAAACTTTCAAAGATGCCCAAAAATGTGCGGCATTATTCAAGAAACACGCTGACGAAATCAACGGAGTTTTGGTAATCCTTCCGAATTTCGGGGACGAACGTGGTGTGGCCGAAACCTTGAAACTGGCCGATTTGAACGTGCCGGTCTTGATTCAGGCCTATCCAGACGAATTGACCAAATTGGACGTTGCCCGAAGAAGAGATTCTTGGTGTGGCAAGATTTCGGTTTGCAACAACTTGTATCAATTTGGAATAAAATATACGCTTACCGACAATCACGTTTTGCATCCAAAAGACCCGGCTTTCGCCAAAGAATTAACCGATTTCGTGGCAGTTTGTCGCGTGGTGAGAGGTTTACGAAAAGTGAGAATTGGAGCCGTTGGAGCAAGACCGGGCGGATTTAATACCGTGAGATACAGCGAGAAAATATTGCAACGCAACGGGATTTCGGTAACCACAGTGGATTTGTCCGAAATTTTGGGTAATGCCAATAAATTGACCAAAGACCATCCCGAAGTAAAAGAACATTTGGACAAAATTTTGGCTTATGCTCCAAAAGGAAAAACACCTGATGAAGCGATGATTCAAATTGCAAAACTCGATGTGGTTTTGAAACATTTTATGGACGACAATTTCTTGGATGCCACAGCCATTCAATGTTGGACTTCCTTGCAGCAAAATTACGGTTGCAACGTGTGTACGAGTATGAGTATGATGAGCGAAAATATGTTGCCAAGTGCCTGCGAAGTGGACGTTACCGGAACTTTGACAATGTATGCGATGCAATTGGCTTCGGGTTCGCCAAGTGCTTTGGTGGATTGGAACAACAATTATGCGGATGATGATGAAAAATGCGTGCTTTTTCACTGCGGAAACTGGGCAAAATCATTCTTGCCTGACATTCAAATCAGCAATGCTCCCATTTTAGGGACAACGGTTGGAGTAGAAAATACTTATGGCGCATTGGACGGTCGCACGCCAGCTTCGCCATTGACTTACGGAAGAATCAGCACCGACGATCCTAAAGGAGTCATCAAAGTATATTTGGGAGAAGGCGAATTGACTGATGACCCATTGAATACTTTTGGAAACAGGGCCGTTGCTCAAATCGATGGATTGCAAGACTTGATGCAATATGTGTGCAAAAACGGTTTCGAACATCACGTGGTGATGAATGCTTCCAAAACCGCAGCTATCCTTGAGGAAGCACTTGGAAATTATATGGGTTGGGAAGTTTACAACCATTCAAAATCAAAATAA
- a CDS encoding D-ribose ABC transporter substrate-binding protein, with translation MKKLLLALVLFASLTSCKKSDKAEEPKKIAIVVSTLNNPWFVFLAETAAKKAKELGYESKIFDSQNNTALESDHFENAISSGYDAILFNPTDAAGSVANATKAKAAGIPVFCMDREINSTDAATSQILSDSYSACVQLGKLFVDTLGKKGNYVELLGIVSDNNTWNRSKGFHSSVDNYPGLKMVAQQSADFDRNKAMEVMESILQAHPDIDGVFCGNDAMAMGAYQALVAANKADKVKVFGFDGAEDAINSIKEGKLTATAMQFPKVIAETAATYADEYFKGKKDFPKKLPIAVEVVTKENIDKYIAYGKK, from the coding sequence ATGAAAAAATTACTGTTAGCTTTAGTACTTTTTGCCAGTTTAACCAGCTGCAAAAAATCCGATAAAGCCGAAGAACCAAAGAAAATTGCCATTGTAGTTTCAACTTTGAACAATCCGTGGTTTGTGTTTTTAGCGGAAACTGCCGCCAAAAAAGCAAAAGAATTAGGATACGAATCCAAGATTTTTGACTCTCAAAACAACACGGCATTGGAAAGCGATCATTTCGAAAACGCCATTTCTTCGGGCTATGACGCTATTTTATTCAATCCGACAGATGCAGCGGGTTCTGTTGCCAATGCTACTAAAGCTAAAGCAGCTGGAATCCCTGTTTTTTGTATGGACAGGGAAATTAATTCTACCGATGCGGCGACTTCGCAAATCCTTTCGGACAGTTATTCGGCTTGCGTGCAATTGGGAAAATTGTTCGTGGACACATTAGGCAAAAAAGGGAATTATGTTGAATTATTGGGGATTGTTTCCGACAACAACACTTGGAATCGCTCGAAAGGTTTCCATAGTTCGGTGGATAATTATCCAGGTTTGAAAATGGTGGCCCAACAAAGTGCCGATTTCGATCGTAACAAAGCGATGGAAGTGATGGAATCTATTTTGCAAGCACATCCCGATATTGACGGTGTTTTTTGTGGAAATGATGCTATGGCAATGGGTGCATACCAAGCATTGGTTGCCGCCAACAAAGCCGATAAAGTAAAAGTTTTTGGTTTTGATGGAGCAGAAGATGCCATCAATTCCATCAAGGAAGGAAAATTAACGGCCACGGCCATGCAATTCCCTAAAGTTATCGCCGAAACTGCAGCCACTTATGCCGATGAATATTTCAAGGGCAAAAAGGATTTTCCTAAAAAATTGCCTATCGCTGTTGAGGTGGTAACCAAAGAAAACATTGACAAGTACATTGCTTACGGTAAAAAATAA
- a CDS encoding transketolase family protein yields MGNHVEITADNAKANLEVFSSTLQELAENDQDILAVTSDSRGSGKLVPFAKKYPKQIIEVGIAEQVLVGVAAGLASTGKKTFAVSPACFLAARSFEQIKNDVAYSDNPVKLIGISAGVSYGALGSTHHSLHDYAALRAINNLIIVAPADNFETEQAIRQASQINKPFYLRFGKKPMPLLTEDKENTFEFGKGRVIAKGKDLAIIATGETVYPALQAAKKLKTEHNIEATVVSMHTIKPLDYNLLKSLSNEVGAIMTIEEHSVYGGLGEACASFLLENQFHKPFKIVGIPDEYTVTGSQTEILNHYGISEEGLTETALQLIGKK; encoded by the coding sequence ATGGGAAATCATGTAGAAATTACGGCAGATAATGCCAAAGCGAATCTCGAAGTTTTTTCTTCGACCTTGCAGGAATTGGCGGAAAACGATCAAGATATTTTGGCCGTTACCAGCGATTCCAGAGGATCGGGAAAATTGGTTCCTTTTGCAAAAAAATATCCAAAACAAATCATAGAAGTCGGAATCGCAGAACAAGTATTGGTGGGAGTTGCTGCTGGATTGGCCTCTACAGGCAAAAAAACGTTTGCTGTTTCACCAGCCTGTTTTTTGGCTGCCCGATCGTTCGAACAAATCAAAAATGATGTGGCTTATTCCGATAATCCCGTGAAATTGATTGGGATTAGCGCTGGAGTGAGTTACGGTGCCTTGGGTTCAACACATCACAGTTTGCACGATTATGCGGCTTTGAGAGCCATAAACAATTTGATAATTGTGGCACCTGCGGACAATTTCGAAACCGAGCAAGCCATCCGACAAGCCAGTCAAATCAACAAGCCTTTTTACCTTCGTTTTGGAAAAAAACCAATGCCGCTTTTGACGGAAGACAAAGAAAACACTTTCGAATTCGGAAAAGGCAGAGTCATTGCCAAAGGAAAAGATTTGGCCATAATCGCGACTGGAGAAACGGTATATCCTGCTTTGCAAGCCGCAAAAAAGTTAAAAACAGAACACAATATCGAAGCTACGGTGGTGAGTATGCACACCATCAAACCATTGGATTATAATTTATTGAAATCACTTTCGAATGAAGTAGGTGCGATTATGACGATCGAAGAACACAGCGTTTACGGTGGTTTAGGCGAAGCTTGTGCCTCTTTTTTATTGGAAAACCAATTTCATAAACCTTTCAAAATTGTGGGCATTCCCGACGAATATACCGTAACGGGTTCGCAAACCGAAATATTGAATCATTACGGAATTTCCGAAGAAGGTTTGACCGAAACGGCACTTCAATTAATCGGAAAAAAGTAA
- a CDS encoding glycoside hydrolase family 27 protein, whose translation MKKLLLTLLLSATTILGFAQGNTRKQEFGKFKGLAMTPPMGWNSWNTFATNIDEKLVKETADIMVSSGMAAAGYNYIVLDDGWMTKERDENGDLIPDPVKFPSGMKAIVDYVHSKGLKFGLYNCAGTHTCAGYPGTRGYEYQDARFYAKLEIDFLKYDWCNTAGITAKEAYTTMSNALKVAGRPIVFSLCEWGDNQPWEWGEPVGNLWRISGDIYPCFDCEFKHPENWSSWGFMKIVEMRKDIRKYSGPDHWNDFDMMEVGNEMTTIEDRSHFAMWCMMASPLIAGNDFRKMEPETLAILTNKNLIAVDQDKLGIQGFKLTVEDGVEVWVKPLSDGAWAITFLNRTELPKKINFDWKKNPIKDADFGYEADFNKTIFKIKDLWKNKEAGTTKKNFTGDIIAHDVITLKLIP comes from the coding sequence ATGAAAAAATTACTTTTAACACTACTTTTATCTGCAACAACAATTCTAGGTTTTGCTCAAGGAAATACCAGAAAGCAGGAATTTGGAAAATTCAAAGGCTTGGCAATGACGCCGCCAATGGGTTGGAATTCTTGGAACACCTTCGCCACCAATATCGACGAAAAATTAGTCAAAGAAACAGCAGATATAATGGTTTCGTCTGGAATGGCTGCTGCTGGCTACAACTATATTGTACTCGATGACGGCTGGATGACCAAAGAACGAGATGAAAATGGCGATTTAATTCCAGACCCAGTAAAATTCCCAAGCGGAATGAAAGCCATTGTAGATTATGTGCATTCCAAAGGATTGAAATTCGGCTTGTACAATTGCGCTGGAACACATACTTGTGCGGGTTATCCCGGAACTCGTGGTTACGAATACCAAGACGCTCGTTTTTATGCCAAATTAGAAATCGATTTCCTAAAATACGACTGGTGTAACACTGCTGGAATCACGGCCAAAGAAGCTTATACGACAATGAGTAATGCATTGAAAGTAGCCGGAAGACCTATTGTTTTTAGCCTTTGCGAATGGGGCGACAATCAACCGTGGGAATGGGGCGAACCTGTGGGAAATCTTTGGAGAATTTCTGGCGATATTTATCCTTGTTTCGATTGCGAATTCAAACATCCCGAAAATTGGTCATCATGGGGATTTATGAAAATTGTCGAAATGCGAAAAGACATTCGTAAATATTCAGGTCCAGACCATTGGAACGATTTTGATATGATGGAAGTGGGTAATGAAATGACAACTATAGAAGACCGCTCTCATTTTGCGATGTGGTGTATGATGGCATCGCCACTTATTGCTGGAAATGATTTTCGAAAAATGGAACCAGAAACATTGGCTATTTTGACCAATAAAAATCTAATTGCAGTTGATCAGGATAAATTAGGAATTCAAGGATTCAAATTAACGGTAGAAGATGGTGTTGAGGTTTGGGTAAAACCCTTATCCGATGGCGCTTGGGCAATTACTTTCTTGAACCGAACCGAATTGCCTAAAAAAATCAATTTCGATTGGAAGAAAAACCCAATTAAAGATGCTGATTTTGGTTACGAAGCCGATTTTAACAAAACTATTTTCAAAATCAAAGACCTTTGGAAAAACAAAGAAGCAGGAACAACCAAAAAGAATTTTACAGGCGATATTATAGCTCACGATGTAATCACGTTGAAATTAATTCCTTAA
- a CDS encoding transketolase, producing the protein MNTRLLIEKSNQYRQKILKYIVGANAGHTGGSLSSIDIINVLYNEVLKVSPATFTSPDRDRYIQSKGHCVEALFVVLADVGFFPEDDLNTLCKYKSHYIGHPTRKIKGVEQNTGALGHGLPLAVGTAIAAKLDDKDYRVFTLLGDGELPEGSNWEAALTGAHYKLDNLCAIIDKNTLQISGPTADVCNTDPVDTKFESFGWAVKHVDGNDVKALQEAFASLPFEKGKPNLIIAHTVKGKGVSFMENQLSWHHGVPNKEQYAQAIEELTAAANN; encoded by the coding sequence ATGAACACAAGATTATTGATAGAAAAATCGAACCAATACCGTCAAAAAATATTGAAATATATTGTTGGTGCCAATGCCGGACATACCGGCGGAAGCCTTTCCAGTATTGACATTATCAATGTTTTGTACAATGAAGTTCTCAAGGTAAGTCCAGCAACTTTTACGTCTCCCGACAGAGACCGATACATTCAAAGTAAAGGTCATTGCGTGGAAGCTCTTTTTGTGGTTTTGGCAGATGTTGGATTTTTCCCCGAAGACGATTTGAATACTTTGTGTAAATACAAATCCCATTATATTGGACATCCCACCCGCAAAATAAAAGGTGTCGAACAAAACACGGGAGCTTTGGGACACGGTTTGCCACTTGCCGTAGGAACAGCCATTGCCGCAAAATTGGACGATAAAGACTATCGTGTTTTTACCTTGTTGGGCGATGGCGAATTACCCGAGGGTTCCAATTGGGAAGCCGCTTTGACGGGAGCGCATTACAAACTCGACAATTTATGCGCCATTATTGACAAAAATACTTTGCAAATTTCAGGCCCAACGGCCGATGTTTGCAATACCGATCCCGTTGACACCAAGTTCGAAAGCTTTGGCTGGGCAGTGAAACACGTGGACGGCAACGATGTAAAAGCATTGCAAGAAGCCTTTGCCAGTCTTCCATTCGAAAAAGGGAAACCCAATTTGATTATTGCCCACACGGTAAAAGGCAAAGGCGTGAGTTTTATGGAAAATCAATTGAGCTGGCATCACGGAGTTCCCAACAAGGAACAATATGCACAAGCTATTGAAGAATTAACGGCAGCAGCAAACAACTAG
- a CDS encoding glycoside hydrolase family 5 protein, whose amino-acid sequence MFAKSKIFTVVLVFVCCFSNAQFVEKHGQLSVKVTQLVDKNQNPIVLRGVSLGWHSMWPRFYNQKAVAWLKNDFNCNIVRAAMGIEVGEHSYQKESQFSKDKIEAVIKGAIKSDIYVIIDWHSHNINLKEATNYFDEISKKYGKYPNVIYEIFNEPDQETWSEVKAYSEAIIKVIRANDPDNIILIGSPHWDQDVHLPAADPIKGYENLMYTMHFYAATHKKELRDRTDEALKSGLPIFVSESAGMEATGDGPMDYKSWQEYIDWMEERKISWITWSISDKDETCSMLKKSAKSKGKWRDEDLKESGLKTREFLRKYNPKRQ is encoded by the coding sequence ATGTTTGCAAAATCTAAAATCTTTACAGTTGTATTAGTGTTCGTTTGTTGTTTCTCAAACGCACAATTCGTCGAGAAACACGGGCAACTTTCAGTAAAAGTAACGCAGTTGGTTGATAAAAATCAAAACCCAATTGTTTTGAGAGGAGTCAGTTTGGGCTGGCATAGTATGTGGCCCAGGTTTTATAATCAAAAAGCGGTGGCTTGGCTCAAAAATGATTTTAATTGCAACATTGTTCGTGCCGCAATGGGTATCGAAGTTGGCGAACATTCGTATCAAAAAGAATCACAGTTTTCCAAAGATAAAATCGAAGCAGTCATTAAAGGGGCAATTAAATCCGATATTTATGTGATTATCGATTGGCACAGTCACAACATTAATCTAAAAGAAGCCACGAATTATTTTGATGAAATTTCCAAAAAATATGGAAAGTATCCCAATGTAATTTATGAGATTTTTAATGAACCAGATCAAGAAACTTGGTCGGAAGTAAAAGCCTATTCTGAAGCGATAATTAAGGTAATTCGTGCCAATGATCCGGATAATATTATTTTGATTGGTTCGCCACATTGGGATCAAGATGTACATCTTCCAGCTGCCGATCCAATAAAAGGCTATGAAAATTTGATGTACACAATGCACTTTTATGCCGCAACCCACAAAAAAGAATTGCGAGATCGAACCGACGAAGCCCTGAAAAGTGGCTTGCCTATTTTTGTTTCTGAATCAGCAGGAATGGAAGCCACAGGCGACGGCCCAATGGATTACAAATCTTGGCAGGAATACATCGATTGGATGGAAGAAAGAAAAATTAGCTGGATCACTTGGTCCATTTCCGACAAGGACGAAACCTGTTCGATGCTCAAAAAATCAGCAAAATCAAAGGGAAAATGGAGGGACGAAGATTTGAAAGAATCAGGTCTAAAAACGAGGGAATTTTTACGAAAATACAATCCTAAAAGACAGTAA
- a CDS encoding DeoR/GlpR family DNA-binding transcription regulator, with the protein MLPQQRKDKILELLAEDGSAKVINLAKLFKVTEVTIRQDLEKLEKEGLLLREHGGAYLKNIEDQVRSFSLSNQENLDKKEAIANKCLEYIESGDSIILDSGSTTTEIAKKLKGFKNLTVITNALNIALMLGTEPGIELIVTGGEFKPPTLSLTGQKAADFFKGLNVNKLFLATAGLSLKAGLTYPSISDIVVKKAMIDAAETTFLVADSTKIGKSSLASLGALSLIDYVITDSGIKERDKQVFKDNEIEIIVAQ; encoded by the coding sequence ATGCTTCCTCAACAGAGAAAAGACAAAATATTGGAACTTTTGGCCGAAGACGGTTCTGCCAAAGTAATCAACCTAGCCAAGCTGTTCAAGGTGACCGAAGTGACCATCCGGCAAGATTTGGAAAAGTTGGAAAAAGAAGGTTTGCTGTTGCGAGAACACGGCGGAGCTTATCTGAAGAATATCGAAGACCAAGTGCGCAGTTTTTCGCTTTCGAATCAGGAGAACTTGGACAAAAAAGAAGCAATCGCCAATAAATGTCTCGAATATATCGAAAGTGGCGACAGCATTATCTTGGATTCTGGTTCGACTACCACGGAAATCGCCAAGAAATTGAAAGGCTTCAAAAATCTGACGGTGATTACCAACGCTTTAAACATCGCCTTGATGTTGGGAACCGAACCCGGCATTGAATTGATTGTAACCGGAGGCGAATTTAAACCGCCTACTTTATCCTTAACAGGTCAAAAAGCGGCTGATTTTTTTAAAGGATTGAATGTCAATAAACTTTTTTTGGCTACCGCAGGATTGTCCTTAAAAGCAGGTTTGACGTATCCGAGCATCAGTGATATCGTGGTTAAAAAAGCAATGATAGATGCAGCAGAAACCACGTTTTTGGTCGCCGATTCTACCAAAATCGGAAAAAGTTCATTGGCCAGCCTTGGCGCATTATCGCTCATTGATTATGTCATTACCGATTCAGGAATCAAAGAGCGTGACAAACAAGTATTCAAAGACAACGAAATAGAAATAATTGTAGCACAATAA
- a CDS encoding T9SS type A sorting domain-containing protein, with translation MKKLLFLSLFVLGFCSLAAQNYYMPTPEGFGATATGAGTPTASNTITVTTYTALKNALNSTATTNAVILVSGVIDCDYTSVLLTNRTIIGLPGAKLRNTKITITSTPPSASDSSTSAANSGILYIKSGSNNVIVRNLIFEGPGAFDADGRDLLTNEGRNIWVDHCEFQDGMDGNFDIKGQADNTTVSWCKFTYLKPAIAGGTGGSADHRFTNLVGSGITDLPSSDGRFSVTFKNCYWAEGCKARMPRARNAELHVLNCYFKTSVSGASAVGLGAGNSGTTCYVENCNFEQVGATGNSNISSPVTEGSGTTSVKFDGCTKGTTPTVVTGLDKLTAVKPTYNYTVLPVANVAAYVSNASCGAGATLQVSATGVISTNCPNLGLEDYALNGVKLYPTTASDILNIELSDVISGEVTIDLYSTTGAKVLSNSKKNVSSNDKLSVNVATLAKGIYLCTIKIGEASTTLKFIKE, from the coding sequence ATGAAAAAATTATTATTTTTAAGCCTTTTTGTATTAGGCTTTTGCAGTCTTGCTGCTCAAAATTATTATATGCCAACTCCAGAAGGTTTTGGAGCAACTGCCACAGGAGCTGGAACGCCAACAGCTTCCAACACGATAACAGTGACAACCTACACTGCCCTAAAAAATGCCCTAAATTCAACAGCAACGACCAATGCCGTGATTTTGGTTTCGGGAGTTATCGACTGTGATTACACTAGTGTTTTGTTGACCAACAGAACCATTATTGGATTGCCAGGAGCAAAATTAAGAAACACTAAAATAACCATAACTTCTACTCCTCCATCGGCGAGTGATTCTTCGACATCTGCTGCTAATTCAGGAATTTTGTATATTAAATCAGGTTCAAATAATGTTATTGTCAGAAATCTTATTTTCGAAGGACCAGGAGCTTTTGACGCAGATGGTAGAGATTTGCTAACCAATGAAGGCAGAAATATTTGGGTCGATCATTGTGAGTTTCAAGACGGAATGGACGGCAATTTTGATATTAAAGGGCAAGCGGACAACACAACCGTTTCTTGGTGTAAATTTACTTATCTTAAACCTGCTATTGCAGGAGGAACCGGTGGTTCTGCCGATCATCGTTTTACTAATCTAGTAGGTTCAGGAATTACTGACTTACCTTCTTCTGATGGTAGATTTAGTGTTACATTTAAAAATTGTTATTGGGCAGAAGGTTGTAAGGCCAGAATGCCAAGAGCCAGAAATGCCGAGTTGCACGTGCTAAATTGTTATTTCAAAACTAGCGTTTCAGGAGCTTCTGCTGTTGGTTTGGGTGCTGGAAATAGCGGTACGACTTGTTATGTAGAGAATTGTAATTTTGAACAAGTGGGTGCTACGGGTAATAGTAATATTTCGAGTCCAGTTACCGAAGGTTCTGGAACTACTTCCGTAAAATTTGATGGTTGCACTAAAGGAACAACTCCAACAGTTGTTACAGGTTTGGATAAATTAACGGCTGTAAAACCAACTTATAATTACACTGTATTGCCGGTAGCGAATGTTGCGGCTTATGTTTCCAATGCTAGTTGTGGAGCAGGAGCAACCTTGCAAGTTTCGGCAACGGGAGTGATTTCTACTAATTGTCCTAATTTAGGTCTAGAAGATTACGCTTTAAATGGGGTGAAATTATATCCAACAACTGCTTCTGATATTTTAAACATTGAATTATCAGATGTTATTTCAGGAGAAGTAACAATAGATTTATATTCAACGACTGGGGCAAAAGTGCTTTCTAATTCCAAAAAGAATGTGTCGTCTAATGATAAATTATCTGTTAATGTAGCAACACTAGCCAAAGGAATTTATTTGTGTACCATCAAAATTGGGGAAGCTTCCACAACTTTAAAATTTATAAAAGAATAA